The Anaerolineae bacterium genome has a segment encoding these proteins:
- a CDS encoding ABC transporter ATP-binding protein: protein LSGGWKQRLALGVAIIHEPEVLFLDEPTAGVDPISRRAFWELIYELAEEGTTILVTTHYMDEAEHCQNLVFIQRGNLVAKGSPAVIKVEQMHGDVIEIDCDDASQAVPLLRELNVFEEVALYGALIHVVTNNPAEHIPLIEKTLTEHGLTVTSVERIAPSLEDVFISSAREAEKTMGR from the coding sequence CTGTCCGGCGGTTGGAAACAGCGCCTGGCCCTGGGCGTGGCCATCATCCACGAGCCGGAAGTACTGTTCCTTGACGAGCCGACTGCCGGGGTTGATCCTATCTCGCGCCGCGCTTTCTGGGAATTGATCTACGAGTTGGCCGAAGAAGGCACCACCATCCTGGTGACCACCCACTACATGGACGAGGCCGAACACTGTCAAAACCTTGTTTTTATTCAACGCGGCAACCTGGTGGCCAAAGGCTCGCCCGCAGTGATCAAGGTGGAACAGATGCACGGCGACGTGATCGAAATTGATTGCGACGATGCCAGCCAGGCGGTGCCCCTGCTGCGAGAACTCAATGTTTTTGAAGAGGTGGCGCTGTATGGCGCGCTCATCCACGTGGTTACCAACAATCCGGCAGAACACATTCCCTTGATTGAAAAGACCCTCACCGAGCATGGCCTAACTGTCACCTCAGTAGAGCGAATCGCCCCCTCGCTGGAAGACGTTTTCATCTCCAGCGCCCGCGAGGCAGAAAAAACAATGGGACGATAA